The DNA segment tgcgagatgctgtaattgctcccatatcttctccaaatgttcttgaactctttcagcaaaaggaaccgcttctgtcgctgggtccattttggaatggccgggaactactgttatgtgcagacgcgggttgaggagcggacctgcgtctgactgaacccagcgctaaataaccagaaagcggttccaaaaacaaaacaattttattttttctcctgtgcaataattggtgtacaacataaatgtgcatttgtctggcgaggtgaaggacggcgcgctctccagcacccaaatggcTCAAAGcttggcgcttctggacccagactcaccgccgaacaccccccaggtggatacgacaaactgactctgtgaaggatggaaaggtgaggtaagtcaacagctacaactaatatccttcaaaggcacacactatcagcaacacattcaggtctgaatttaagctttatgtaaatgagcagcttctcacaacaggtggaggatcatcattccgtacgccacggcagtgagaagcgagctgcacaattctcatcactgttcaaatatgctgtgtaacaaaataccaaattactgttaacacttattcagacaatcaatcacctctgatgtgtgctgacagcatgtgtccctcacccgtcctccttcacaggcacgatgtgtcaaacccaggcgcggccctcagcgtctcacaaacgaacgtcacaaggtcgagttcctggcaattctgctcgaatcactcatggcttaaatgcagaacgccatctcattatctgcttcagctgaaagtctttaaggttgcacgtgagcatcatccacaagtgctgcaaatcatgctgatgagggtgaaggactcttctgccagcaccttctccacagacaaaaaaccagtttgcataccacctggagagcaaagaaaagaaaacaacaccaaaatgtccagccaaaccccccaacacacaacagcgtcATTTAACAGGGAGAATTAAAACATTTCCTGTGTCAAAATGCCATTGGATTCCCCCCACCCCACGCCACACCATCACTGACTGCCTTGTGTAGGTGTGTCCCCATGACCTTACAAATTGCACAAATTGAAGCAGCAAATTGAAAATAAGCTTGATTAAAATGTGTATTTGGGAGAAAAACCCTCTTGAATACTGCAAAAAAAGTTTTTACTCTCACATTAGGTGGTTTTTCAGGCAATTTGAAAAAGTCATATGTtgcaaaactgcaatggaaacacttttcGGTGATACAGATGTATAGAAAGTATGTACAGAAAGTCACACGACAAATTAAAATCCATGGCACAGTATTGTGGATAGAGGAAGAGACATAGAATATGTTAACGTTATAAGAGATGACACTACAGCAATACTGaatttgaatttaaaaaaaaagaagagaaatggCAACATTAGTGTGACTTACCCATTCATTGCCATGGCTATTGGAGTTACTGTTGTTGCTGGATTCTCCCTGGAATAACAATTATGTGAGAGGACAAAATTGGAGCAGTCGCATTGCATCACTCAATGGAAACACTGTCATTTTGCTATCATGTTTTATTGACATTCAGAAAATATTGCTTAACTTTTTGCCAAAATCTTATATGGAAACCAGCTGGTGACGGCATATTGGCATttaacccccccacacacaccacccAGGTAAACTTTGCTTCAGACTATGTCACCAAAATATATATTGTAAGTTGATGCAATTGTCAAAGTGGAGCTGCTGACTGTTAACGATGTTTAATATGAAAGAGGTTATAAAAAGGTGAACttgtccttcccactgtcgccaagtgcttgctcacagggggtcgttttgaccgttggggtttttacgtaattattgtatggctttgccttacaatataaagcgccttggggcaactgtttgttgtgatttggcgctatataaataaaatttattgaaaaattgattgattgagatacaGTGAACTACAGTCTGAAAAAAGGAAACGTGACATAAATTTGTGCACaggttgcacatgatcagaatgcttCTAATGGAGAAACATAAGAAGTcgtgttatttggacacattctgtcaCGTGCCAcagatgtacatatttaaatgatgtaaatccaacagaaaaccccccccccccccagtgtatTCTATAtaacatgacccctttaaacaTGTAGATCCCCCCGTCTCCCCAACAACTGCGTGGTAACTCTTTTCCCAGCTGATcacattattatcatcatcgtcatcatattTGATCAGCTCTGTATATATGAACTTCTTATATCCAGTGTGTACACTTCCTCAGGGACACGTGCTCCATTTATGGATCGCTGCCATATAGAACGAAACAAAGCCTCAGTGTCCCCTTTTATGCAGAATCCGAGTCAGGTCATGCCTCGCGGCTGCACGACTGCACACTGCGATATCCGCGATCACGGAGGCGCTGTAATTAGCGGACTTAGTGCTGGTGCAGCCGACACGTGAGTCCCCGCCGAAGGCGCGCGTGCGCTCTAACCACCGCGCGGCAACGGCTTCGCAAAGTGGCAGCTCAGAGAACTAAAAGACATCAGTGTGCGAGACACAGCTCCACCGGAGGACACGCACCgtgcaccctctctctctctctctcagccgcGCGTGGGTCGTGGAAGAATAACGGACGATCAGCAGCAGCAGTGATGAACGAAAGGATAGCGCATTTCCAGGACAGACAGTTCATGGAGCACGCAGACTTCTTGGGGGTGAgtgacgcttttttttttttttttttttggccaaactCTCATCGAAGTGTTTCTGTTTGAAGTGCGATCTGACcgtgttcttgttttttaaatgcCCCTTCCGGTGATTTAGGATGGATTACTCTTCTCTATACGTGTGCAAATCCAAACGAGGAATCAAACGAGAGGACGGAAAGGTGCGCGCCACCCGAAAACGCATGAATTTTTCATGTAGTTTTGCACGAAATCCTAAACTTTGACAAATGTGTGTTTGCGCAGGACGCCTACAAGTTGCCGCACCGGTTGATAGAGAAGAAGAGAAGAGACAGAATCAACGAATGCATCGGACAGCTGAAGGATTTGTTGCCCGAACATCTGAAGCTGTCGGTGAGATCACGACACGTTCAAAAGTTTGCACTCTGTAGACGGATCCGGGTTAATCCGCGGGTCAAAAGCGGACAGCTGAGCTTTTTGTTTGTTGGTGTGCAGACGCTCGGACACTTGGAGAAAGCCGTGGTTCTGGAGTTGACGCTGAAACACTTGAACGCGCTGACTGCGGTCACCGAGCAGCAGCACCAGAAGATTATCGCTTTGCAGAGCGGTAAGAGAAGTTTGCAGGAGTTTGTTCGGTTACATAACAGAAAACGCGCGTGcctcagcagaaaaaaaaaaaccgttTGGTGCGTGCAAACTTTCAGCCTGCATCTGTTAATatttgctctgtgttgtgtgtgtgttgtaggaGACCGCTCCATGAAATCCTCCCTTCACGCGGATCTGGACGCGTTCCACTCTGGGTTCCAGGCCTGCGCCAAAGAGGTCCTGCAGTACCTCAGCCAGTTTGAAAACTGGACGACACGCGAGCAGAGATGCGCGCAACTCATCAACCACCTCCATAAGGTGCTGGCGCAGTTCCAGCAGCAGCTCCCCGCCAGCGGTGACGCACAACAGGACCGCGAACCCGCGCACAAATGCGACAGCCAGGCCAACTGCGTCCCGGTCATCCAGAGGACCCAAACCGGGGAGCTTACCGAGAACGACACGGACACGGACAGTGGATACGGCGGCGAGGCCGAGAAGAGCGAAGGCAAAGAGAAAGAATGCGAGCGCGTCAAGGCGCAGGGACACAAGGCGGTAAAGGTCAAGCAAGAGTTTGGAGACAACCGCGCCGCCAAGAAACCAAGATGAGCTGGAGCGGAAGCGGCGGCGCGGACGCGTCCAGGCCCGATTTGGCGTTTATGAACTCTCTGATGGGGATGAGCGGTGTGGGACAGCAGACACCGATATGCATGCCTTTTTACCTCATCAACCCCTCCGCCGCGGCGTCCTACATGCCTTTTTTCGACAAAACTAACATGGACAAGTACGTGTACCCTGCCGCGCTCGCGTCCCCGTTCCCGTGGCTGTACCCGACGCACGCGTCAGCGGCGGCAGCAGCCGCCGCCGCCGCTTTCCCGGTTTGTCTGCGCACTTTGGAACGTCTCCGCAGTCAAAGGACTCCCACGGCGCAGACAGCGACGCCTCCATGGAGGCTGACGGAGCCGAGGAGAGAGAAGAAAGTCCCGCCAGTGACGACGGCGACGGTGACGCAGACGAAAGGTCCCAGGAGGGCCTGATCGAGCCCCAACAGCAGCCGTGCGCCTGTCAGCCCAGTTAAACCGCCCGTGCGTCCTGCTGAAGAGTTGATGTATTCTGCTTTCTTTTACGAGTATTTCTCACAGGCTAATATATCTTTGGCAAAACAGTTGTGGAAGCTTGTGCCTTTTGCACTCTGATCAATCAATTTGAATGATTATCGACAATGATTGACGTCCATGCACAacaatgtagttttttttttaatatcttcTTTAATAAGTATTTTAAAATGGCAACACTGGTGCCAAAACTTTTCAGTTGGGTAAAAGTGTGCAATATTCTAATCAGTGAGTCACTTTGGATGTACAGAAGCTGCAACTGACCTCTGCCAAGGTTATAAACAGCTTTGACTGTAAATATAATGACCTGGATGACGGGCTGAGTCATGAACACGTGACTAAAGTGGGCTCTGACACCATAAAGTACCTCTGCTTTGATTTGGAGGCACAAAAATAATCAATTCCACACCTCAGCATTAAAGTCACCACTGGTTTCATCGTGAAAAACACAAAATCGGGGAGTTTCTTCCTCTGGCCGTTCTGAGGTCACTCTGGGTCACATAAAAACAAACTCTTCCTTGACACCCTGAAGCATATTCAGTGGCCTGTGATTCCAGGAAGCATTGTAGGATAGCACCTTATAGATCTTTGATATTGAATGTACCTGTATTTTCCCAGCTGTTGAACTCTGTTTGTAGGATGACCTTTGAGACGTAAAGTGCACTTTTTCAGCTTCGAGCTCCCCCTCTTGTGACAACACCTTTTGAAAGTCAATAACTGTCGTGGaacctttttaaaaatgttgaggaAAATTCTAATACAATCTCATTTCAGACTAGAGGAGGCAGCAGATGTTCTGACATTAAGTCTGCAGAACACAGCTGATAATTTAACCTGCACAACACAATTCTATTAAACTTTTACATCTGACAAAGACGGGAACGAAAGTGAACATTTAGGAACTTTATCTCGGCCTGTTTTTTAAATTCCTGTAAGTGTAGTGTtgttcagctttttaaaaaaaaaaaaaaaatacatttcacaTGTGACCCAGTAGATAGACAGTTTTGAGTGTATTTGTTGCTTTTGtagtttttttctgctgatttttgccTCAACTCTGATATGTTAATCAACTCCTATATaaagtggcatgtttctctgtaaataggtttcttttttgttttttgcgaagagccacaaagtatacatctcTATGTCAATGTTGTAAAAGTCTTTTTTTAAAGATTCAACTGAGCAACTGTTGCACATTTTGTTAATGCTTTACACATATGCTGTTCTAAATTATTGCAGATGAgttgtaaaataaaaatccaaactCAGCTGAGGTTTCTTCTCATTTACAGCAAATGTTTGGGTTTAGAAATCTCAGAACTTACCATTCACTTGGTTCCATAAAGTAACatacaaggtttttttttggttAAGATGCTTTTACGTCAAATCCACACAGCAAATTTGTCAGTGTTAAACTCCAGTGTCAAGTGAAAAGTATTAAGGTTCTGGTGTTAATTTAAACCAAATTTACACCATGCTGGTGTCACACCTTTACCGTTTTAGTCAGTTCTCCACAGGTTTTAGCTAAACTCCATCATGGTTTGTTGCCACCTAGAAGTTAGACATAGTTCGAATTCAATCTGGCAACTTTGCAAAGGCTTGTGTCAAATCTATCATGTCTCAAGACACTTGGTTTTGGAATCGGCTCCGTTTCAgtttagaccca comes from the Thalassophryne amazonica chromosome 8, fThaAma1.1, whole genome shotgun sequence genome and includes:
- the bhlhe41 gene encoding LOW QUALITY PROTEIN: class E basic helix-loop-helix protein 41 (The sequence of the model RefSeq protein was modified relative to this genomic sequence to represent the inferred CDS: inserted 2 bases in 2 codons) codes for the protein MNERIAHFQDRQFMEHADFLGMDYSSLYVCKSKRGIKREDGKDAYKLPHRLIEKKRRDRINECIGQLKDLLPEHLKLSTLGHLEKAVVLELTLKHLNALTAVTEQQHQKIIALQSGDRSMKSSLHADLDAFHSGFQACAKEVLQYLSQFENWTTREQRCAQLINHLHKVLAQFQQQLPASGDAQQDREPAHKCDSQANCVPVIQRTQTGELTENDTDTDSGYGGEAEKSEGKEKECERVKAQGHKAVKVKQEFGDNRAAKKPXMSWSGSGGADASRPDLAFMNSLMGMSGVGQQTPICMPFYLINPSAAASYMPFFDKTNMDKYVYPAALASPFPWLYPTHASAAAAAAAAXFPGLSAHFGTSPQSKDSHGADSDASMEADGAEEREESPASDDGDGDADERSQEGLIEPQQQPCACQPS